Below is a genomic region from Litoribacterium kuwaitense.
GGTTTTGGTTTATTGTTACGGGTAAGCTAGTGGAAGGAAGAATTGTCGGCTATTCAAGGGGTACAAACGACGATCGTCATTTTTTCACAGCTCATCGGTTCCGCATTTGTTTACAATATGAAGAACAGTGGTACTATGTAGATTCCCTCGAAAGCACGACTGTTCCTAACGGCGCGATACCAAAAGAGGCCATCGGAAGATATGTCAAAGTGTATTTTAACCCGCACACACCAAAACGTGTGGCCATTAAGGGGATGCACCGCCTCACATGGATATCGGTGATCATGTTTTTGTTTGGTTTACTCGGAGTCTGGCTAGGATTCATCATTGAACTCGAGTTATGAAAACCAAGTTCAATACATTATCAACCCATCGCTTGCATTTTAGCTATTCCCAGCTAAGCCCACTCGGTTTCACGTGAGTTTAGCAAACACCCATAAATGTAGACAACGCACAAATGGCGTTGTCTACACACTGATTACCAACGATCATGCTTTATACAATTTCACAGCTCTCCGACAGTACGATGCTGTCCTTGACTGATTGCGCCATTGAACAGTTAGCAAAGGTGACATCGAGGCTTTTTTGCAGCTTCTCTTTCGTTAGCCCCTCACCCTTTACCTTAAAATGCAAATGGATTTTCTCTACGCGGTTGGCTTCATCTGCATTTCTCGTCACATCGGCAGTAATGGTAATATCATCGACGTTCATCCGCTTCTTTTCCAACACTTTTCGCAAAACACCACCGCTGCATACAGCGACGGACGATACTAACAGCTGGTACGGTCTAAAACCAGCCTCATCTTTGCTAGAAATGTCTAGCGTTCCGAATGCTGTATCAGTCGAAAAGCCTTCGTCTGTCATCGTAAATTTCAATAGAACCTACCTCCTTTTTTTCCTACTGTACCTGTTTGCCTCCTCCTCGTCTAACCTTTCGCTCTCGGCTTGGTTCGGTTCTATATGAATGTGAGTCATTTCAACGCCATAAACATCATGCATTTTTTCTTCGATCTTATCAGTAATGCGGTGACTTTGCTCGACAGAAATATCTGGATCAACCTCAATTGTTACGTCGACGACCGCTTGGTTACCATACATCCGTCCCTTAATATCTGTCGTTTTTCTTACCCCTGCCACTCGTGAAATCGTTTCATGATATTCCTCAAGACGAGATTCTTGAAAACCGTCCGTCAGCATATGCGTCGCTTCATAAAAAATTTCCCAAGCCGTTTTTAGAATAACGAGACCGACGACCGCTGCCGCCACCGGATCAAGCCAACTGATGTATAAAGCAGCCCCAAGAATACCTACCGCTGC
It encodes:
- a CDS encoding OsmC family protein gives rise to the protein MKFTMTDEGFSTDTAFGTLDISSKDEAGFRPYQLLVSSVAVCSGGVLRKVLEKKRMNVDDITITADVTRNADEANRVEKIHLHFKVKGEGLTKEKLQKSLDVTFANCSMAQSVKDSIVLSESCEIV